A DNA window from Aureibaculum sp. 2308TA14-22 contains the following coding sequences:
- a CDS encoding endonuclease domain-containing protein: MNNKNGHNNKKLLNLRKKLRSNLTPAEVFLWKYLKAKQLDGKKFSRQHSIGNYIVDFYCASEKLIIELDGEVHNNTAAQEYDLKRTNYLNDLGYTVIRFENKFVFDYLPSVLQEIRNNYKSQ; the protein is encoded by the coding sequence ATGAATAACAAAAACGGCCATAACAATAAGAAATTATTAAACTTAAGAAAGAAACTTAGGTCAAATCTAACACCAGCAGAAGTTTTTTTATGGAAGTATTTAAAGGCAAAACAACTTGATGGTAAAAAGTTTTCTAGACAACATAGCATTGGAAATTATATAGTTGATTTTTACTGTGCTTCAGAAAAATTAATTATTGAGTTGGATGGTGAAGTACATAATAATACTGCCGCTCAAGAGTATGATTTAAAAAGAACTAACTATCTGAATGATTTAGGTTACACCGTAATTCGTTTTGAAAATAAATTCGTTTTTGACTACTTGCCTTCAGTTTTGCAAGAAATTAGAAATAATTATAAATCTCAATAA
- a CDS encoding RluA family pseudouridine synthase: MNNDNHEIDNDQDDLYEHYNFTAAEGQEPLRVDKFLMNFIENATRNKIQQAIKAGNVLVNDAVVKANHKVKPFDVVRVVLAHPPHENLLVAEDIPLDIIYEDNEVLVVNKPAGMVVHPGHGNYNGTLVNGLIHHVENLPTNSNERPGLVHRIDKDTSGLLVVAKTEFAMSHLANQFYDRTTERLYYALVWGNVAEDEGTIEGHIGRSLKNRLQMSVFPDGEHGKPAVTHYKVLERFSYVTLVQCKLETGRTHQIRAHFKHIGHTLFSDERYGGNAVLKGTTFTKYKQFVDNCFKLLPRQALHAKTLGFIHPITKKKLQFNSELPLDMQQAIEKWRSYTVHQKE, translated from the coding sequence ATGAATAACGACAATCACGAAATAGATAACGATCAAGACGATTTATACGAGCATTACAACTTTACTGCTGCTGAGGGTCAAGAACCGTTGCGAGTAGACAAGTTTTTAATGAACTTTATTGAAAACGCTACTCGTAATAAAATTCAACAAGCTATAAAAGCGGGCAATGTATTGGTAAATGATGCTGTGGTAAAAGCCAACCACAAGGTAAAACCATTTGATGTGGTACGTGTTGTATTGGCACATCCGCCGCATGAAAATTTATTGGTTGCCGAAGATATTCCTTTAGACATTATTTACGAAGACAATGAGGTACTGGTGGTGAACAAACCAGCGGGAATGGTAGTACATCCAGGTCATGGTAACTATAATGGTACGTTGGTTAACGGATTGATACATCATGTAGAAAACCTGCCCACAAACTCCAATGAACGCCCAGGGCTAGTACACCGTATTGACAAAGATACTAGTGGGTTGTTGGTGGTTGCCAAAACCGAATTTGCCATGTCTCATTTGGCAAATCAGTTTTATGACCGTACCACGGAGCGGTTGTATTATGCCTTAGTTTGGGGCAATGTAGCAGAAGACGAAGGTACTATTGAAGGCCATATAGGTAGAAGCTTAAAAAACAGATTGCAAATGAGTGTTTTCCCTGATGGGGAACATGGTAAACCTGCCGTTACACATTATAAGGTGTTAGAACGTTTTAGTTATGTTACCTTGGTACAATGTAAATTAGAAACGGGCAGAACCCACCAAATTAGAGCCCATTTTAAACATATTGGCCATACCCTGTTTAGTGACGAACGTTATGGCGGTAATGCAGTTTTAAAAGGCACAACTTTTACCAAATACAAGCAATTTGTAGATAATTGTTTTAAACTATTACCCAGACAAGCCTTGCATGCCAAAACCTTGGGGTTTATACACCCTATTACCAAAAAGAAACTACAATTTAATTCTGAATTGCCTTTAGATATGCAACAGGCTATTGAAAAATGGCGGAGTTATACGGTGCATCAGAAAGAATAA